DNA from Acidobacteriota bacterium:
CGTCCGACGAGACGCTGCTCCAGGGCATCGTCGACCTGGGTGTGGCCGAGGGCGACTACTGGTCGAACGACACCGGGCACACATTCGGCGTCGCCAAATCGACGGACGACCAGCTTCAGTGCTTCCTGCGCGAGACGCTGCCCGACCACAACTTCACGAGCGGCCAGTTCCTGAGCGGCTTCAAGTCGAAGACGATGGAAGCGAACGACGCGATCTACGAGGTAGCGAAGCGCATCCGGGCCGACGATTCGCTGTGGGAACTGGTGATGGTCACCCCGGCCTCACGGCTGATGGACGCGCTCCAGGAGCACGCGGCGAGCGGCCCCGCACTGGAGGCAATCGACGACTATCTGCGGACCTTCGGGCACCAGGGCTACACGCTCGACTTCGTCGAGCCGCCGCAGAGCGAGGATCCGACGCCGTTCTTCGCCACGCTGAAGACGATGGTCGCCAACCGGGACTACAGCCCGGAGCAGCACGACATCGAGGCGCGGCGCAAGAAGGAAGAGGCGCTTGCCGAGATCGAAGGGCTGCTCGACGGCCTGGAGTACTGGCAGTTCCGCTTCCGCCTGTGGTTCACCTACCTCTTCTACCCGATCCGCGAGGAGACGATGTTCTACCTCGGCAGCTCCTGGCCCGTGCTGCGCTCGCTGGCGGCGGAGCTGGGGCGGCGCCTGGTGGAGGCCGGCACGTTCGGGCGGCCCAACGATGTCTACTTCTGCGTCACGGACGAGATCCGCGAGTCCATCGAGGCCCGCGCGCGAGGCGAGGCGAGGCCCGATCTCGGCCGGCTCGCCGCCGAACGCCGGGAACTCCGCGAGGCCCGCAAGCGCCTGCACCCGCCGGGCACCGTGCCAGAGGAGGCGAGCGAGCACCCGTCGATCGCGTTCAAGGAGACCCAGGCGCGTAACGACCCGAACAGCCCGACGCTGCGCGGCGTGCCGGTGAGCCCCGGCACCGTCACCGCGCCGGCGAGCCTGATCAAGTCGCCGCCCGAGTTCGACCGGATGCGGTCGGGCTCCATTCTCGTCTGCCCGATGACGAATCCGGCCTGGACGCCGCTGTTCGCGCATGCCTCGGGTCTGGTCACCGACATCGGCGGCATCCTGGGGCACGGCTCGATCGTCGCCCGCGAGTACGGCATCCCCGCGGTGGTCGGTACCGGCAACATCACCCAGCGGGTGGCGCCAGGGCAGGAGATCAGCGTCGATGGCGACGCGGGCGTCGTGACGCTTCACGACTCCTAAGGTCCGCGTAACCGGAGATACGCTTTGCCGAGGATGAAACGTCCTGCGGCCCTCGGCATCGCCTTCCTGCTGTGCGCGACCAGCGTCGCCGCGCAGCCCGCATCCGAGACCTTCGGCGAGACGATCGACGTCCGCGTCGTCAACGTCGACGTCTGGGTCACCGACCGCGACGGCAATCCGGTGACGGGCCTGACGGCCGACGACTTCGAAGTGCGGGAGGACGGCCGGCCGGTGGAGCTGTCGAACTTCTACGAGTTCACGGACGGCCTGGATGAGACCGCGCGGGAGCAGCAGGCAGTCGCTCTCCGGGACCGCCGGCCCCGGCAGAGCGACCTGGACCGGTTCGTCCCGGCCGAGCCGCCGCCGCCGGAGCACCGGCTGAGCCTGATGGTCTACGTCGACAACAACAACCTGACGCCCACGGACCGCAACCGCCTGCTGCCCTTCCTGCGCAACTTCCTGAGCGTTCAGCTCAGCCCGTACGACCGCGCGATGCTCGCCGTTTACGACCAGGGCAGATACGAGGTCGCGCTCCCCTTCACCACCGAGGCCTGGCGCGTCGCGGAGGCGACCCACGAAGTCACGAGCGCCGTCGGCAGCCGCGACCGCATCGAATCGCAGCGCCTGGACATCCTGCGCGAGCTCAACGGCGACTACGCCCAGCTGCGCTACAGCTCGACCGTGGAGCTGATCCGCGACTTCGCCGCGATGATCAGAAGCGAGGTCGACGCCTCGATCGTGAACCTCGAGAACGCGATCCGGACGATGGCGGGCCTGCCGGGGCGCAAGGCCATTCTGTACATCAGCAACGGGCTGCCCATGCGGCCGGCGGAGGATCTGTTCCGGGCGGTCGAGGAGCGGTTCAACGATACGCGCGGCCGGTGGCGCGGCACCCCCCGGTGGCCCATTCCCGACGCACAACCCAACGACGACGCAAGAAGCATCGACGCCGCCAACGCCTCCCTCGAGGCCTACCAGTACGACCTGTCGCGGCGATTCGACGAGCTCGCCTCCCTCGCCAACGCCAACGGCGTCACCTTCCACAGCGTCGCCGCCGCGGGAGCGCGCATTACCGGCATGAACACCGCGGACCTCCGCTTCTCCACCAGCATCGAGTTCACGCGCGCCAACAACCTCGAGGAGCCGCTGCTCCGCCTGGCCGACCGTACCGGCGGCCGGGCGATCGTCAACACCCGCAACTTCGCGGGCGGCTTCGACCGCATCGCGAGCGACCTCCAGAACCGCTACTCGCTCGGTTACTCGGCGACCCACATCGAGAGGGGCGGCACCCACCGGATCGAGGTCGAGCTGACCGACGAGGCGAAGCGGCGCTATCGCCGCCGCCTGACGCTTCGCCACCGCGACAGCTATGTCGACAAGTCGATCTCAAGCGAGATGGCGGACCTGACGCTGGCGGCCCTTGCGATGGAGGAGGCCGCCAACCCGATGGGAGTCCGGATCGCGCCGGTCCCCGGTGCGGGCAGCCAGGCCGAGCTGGAGAACGGCGACATCCAGTCGAGGATGCTGGTCACGATCCCTATCGGCCCGTTGACACTGGCTCCGGTTGCCGACGGCCACGAGGCCAGCGTCCGCCTGTGGGTTCAGGTGATGGACGAGGAGGCGCGCCTTTCCGAAGTGACAGAGCACCCCGTGCCGGTCCTGGTGCGGGCGGGAGAGATCGAGGGCGCACGAGAACTCTCGTGGCCGTTCGCGGTCGAAGTGGTCACCGCGCCCGGGCCGCATCGCGTCGCCGTCGGCGTGCGCGACGACCTCGCGGCCACGACCTCCGTCGTCACGCTCGACCTGAACGCCGGCGACGCCTCGGTGGCGCCCGACGCGGTCACCGAAGCGCCGCCTCCGCCGGACACCGCCGAACAGTGGCTCGCCGAGGCGGCGGCCCACTACCAACGCTCCGAGCTCGAAGCGATGGCCAACGCCGCGCGCCGGGCACTGGAGCTGACCAATCGCGGCCCCGGCGCGAGGTCCGGAGACGACATCCGCCTGCAGACGCAGGCCTGGAACGCGCTCGGCGTGGCCCTCTTCGACAAGCCCGGCCGCACCGAGCAGGACGTGGTGGAGGCCGAGGACGCCTTCCGCCGGGTGATCGCGGTCATGGACGACGAGGCGTCCGTGGCGCCGCGCTACAGCCTCGCGCGGCTGCTGGTGGACTCGGGCCGCCCGGAAGCAGGCGTCGTCGAGGCGAGAGGCATCCTGGCCATGTCGCCGGAAGGGCCGATCCCGGACCGGGCGCGGATCCTCGTCTGTCACTCGCGGGCTGCGGCCGGGGAGGCCGGCGCCGTCGCCGACTCAGACCGCAGGCCGGGCGAGATGATCTACCGGGTCGCCCACGAGTACACCGACGAGGCGATAGAAGCCGGCGTCGAGGGCATCGTCGGCCTCGGCGTCAGCATCGACGGGGAAGGTTGCGTCGTCGATGTCGAGGTGCTGGAGAGCTTGCCGCATGGACTGACCGAGAACGCCGTCGCGGCGATGCGGCGGGCCGTCTTTCGGCCGGTCGTGGAGGACGGCGAGCCGGTGGGGGCTACGTACCGGACGGCGGTGCGGTTCTCGCTGGACGCTAATCCCTGACGGCGAGGAGCGCGAGGAAGCGCCGCTTCTGCTCGTCCGTCATCGCCTCGAAGTCCGGGACGGCCATGTCGGTCGTGGGAAGGTCCGCGAACTCGGGCGAGGGCATCTGCAGGCTCGCGGCGATGTTGTGGAGACCGCCGCCTTCTTCCATGCCCTTGCCCAGCGCCATGCCGACTTCGCGGGGCCAGACGTGCTTGGGGCCGCCGCCCAGCCCGAGGGGATTCGGCCGCCCGACGTACTCCTCGATCAGCTGGAACATGACCTTCTCCTGGGCCGACCGCCGCATCTGGCCTTCGCGGCCGTACTTGGTGCGGGACTGGTTGCAGATCGAGGCCCAGGGGTACTCGACGTGGAAGCCCGGCAGGGCGCGGCACTCGTCCGGGGCGCCGTCGCCGCCGGTGATCCGGCCCTCCTTGACCATGATGAAGTACGCCGATAACTCGCGGCCGCCTTCCAGCAATCGCGCCGGCGGGTGCGTGTAGATCTCGGTGAAGCCCCAGGCCGTGTCCGCCGGCAGATCGCCGTCCTGGAGGAGTTGCACGCCGTACCCGGCGCAGACCTCGCACCACGCCAGGGAGCCGAACTCCCCCACCGGTTCGAGTTCGGCCACGTTGATTTGCGTCACTTCACGTTCTCCCCCGGTCAAACTTGAAACAATGTACCATCTTCGGGCTGGTCCCTGAGCCCGCGTATGATCCCTGCGGGTCGCCGAGCCATGAAGAGTCCCGAAGCCAAGAGTGAGGCAGCCACCAGGCCGGCAGGCAGGCGCGAAGCGAACGTCGCCGCGCGCAGGCAGCGGATTCTCGAGTCCGCTCGCACGCTGCTCAAGGAGTCCGGTCCCGAAGGCCTCTCGATGCGCAAGCTGGCCAAGGACGCCGGTCTGAGCGTCACCACGCTCTACAACCTGCTGGGCTCCCGCGAGGCGATCCTGCAAGCCCTGATCAGGGACTCCGACCAGCGGCTCGAGGCGGCGGCCCCCGACGCCGGCGCCGCCCGCACGCCCCTGCGCCGGGCCTCCAGGGCCATGGAGGGTGTCCTGCGATACATGATCGACAACGGCGACCTGCTGCGGCCGCTCATCGTGGCCCACTTCGGGAGCGGCTACGTGGCCACACTGGGAAAGGCGGACCAGGGCGAGCACTTCCGGTCCGCCAAGGAGGCGATTCGCGCGGCGATCGGCGAAGCCCAGGCCAGCGGACAACTGCGGAAGACCGTCGGGCAGGAGTTCCTCGAGGCGCAGCTCTACGCGGGCTGGGGACTGGCGCTCGACCAGTGGGCGTTCGGTCTCATCGACGACGAAACGCTCCGGCTCAGGAGTCTCTCCGGCTTCTACGTCGGCCTCCTCGCCATCGCCGAGCCCGAGGTTCGCCCTGGCTTCGAGAACGAGCTTCGCCGTCTCGAACGGCAGCTCGCCGCGGTTGATTCGCGCCGCGGCTCCAAGTAGGCAGCCTGGAGAGTCGCCTGGACGTCATCGGCCTCGGCCTCGCGATCGTGGATGTCGTGCTGCGGGTGGACCGCATGCCGGCGTGGGAGGATCCGCGGGGTCTTCTCGACTTCACGCTCGCCGACGGCGGCCCCGCCGGCACGGCCTGCTTCGTCGCCTCGACGTTCGGGCTCCGCACCGGCTTCGTCGACACCGTGGGCGACGACGATCTCGGCGAGCACCGGCGCCGGTCGCTGGAGAAAGCGGGCGTCGACACCAGCCGGCTGGTACCGCGGGAGGGGCCGGAGGATCACGTGGTCGTTGTCTACGTCGACGCCGCGAGCGGAGAACGGGTGTTCTCGTTCCGGCGCGGCTTCCTTTCCCGGCCCGTCGACGCTTCCGAACTCGACCGTGCTTACATCGAGTCGGCGCGGATTCTCCACCTGGACGGCAGTCACGGCAAAGCCGCACTCGCCGCGGCGCGCTGGATGAAGGAGGCGGGCGGCACGGTCGTGCTCGACGCGGCCGCCACCAGCCACAAGGTTCTCGAGCCGGCCCGGGCGCTCGTGGCCGAGACGGACGTCCTGATCTGCGGCTCCGGCTTCGCGCCGATGCTCACCGGCGAGGACGACGTGTGGCGGGCGGGCCGCGCCGCGCTCGATCTCGGGCCGCGAGTGGTCGTGCAGACGGAGGGAGCACGGGGAAGCTACACGCTGTCCCGCAACGCGGAGTTCCACACACCCGCGTTCGATGTCGACGTCGTCGACACGACAGGCGCCGGCGACACGTTTCACGGCGCCTACCTGGTGGGCCTCGCCAGGGGCTGGGATCTCGAGCGCTGTGCGTCGTTCTCGTCGGCGGTGGCGGCCCTGCACTGCACGGTGCTGGGCAACCGCAAGGGGATCCCGTCGATGGCCGAAGTGGAGGCGCTGATGGCCGCTCAGCCGGCCGGCAACGCAACGGCCGCGGCGACGGCGCCGTAAGGGTTCAGGGAGATCGGCATGGGAAGAATCGGCATCACCTTCAACTACTGGGGCAACGAGTGGATGGAGGACATCGAGGAGTACGAGCGCCGGATGGCCCGGGCCGCGGCGATCGGCTTCGACCTGATGTCCTTCTCCCAGGACGTGCTCTTCCTGTACACCGCGGAGCAGAAGAAGCGCTTTGTCGCCTCGGCGGCCGAGCACGGGATCAGGGTCAACTACATGGCGGGGCTCGGCCCCGAGCAGGACATCAACTCCGATTCGGAGGAGGACCGGCGGCGCGGCATCGCGCACCTTCGCGCCCTCGCCGAGACGGCGAGCGAGATGCAGCGGATGGCGGGGGGCGGCGGCGCCGATGTCGGCGGCGCGATCACCGGCGTCATGCGCCAGGGCCTCGACGGCCGCGACAAGGAGCGTTGCTGGGCGCACGCCGTCTCCGCCATGCGCGAGGCGATGAAGACCGCCGAGGACCTCGGCGTGACCTTCCACATCGAGGTGCTGAACCGCTTCGAGCACTTCCTGATCAACACCTGCGACGAAGCGCTGCGCTTCCTCGACGACGTGGGCAGCCCGAACCTGAAGATGATGCTCGACACGTACCACATGAACATCGAGGAGGACTCGCTAGGCGAGGCGATCGTCCGCGCCGGCGACCAGCTCGGCACCTTCCACATCGGCGAGAACAACCGAAGGCCGCCCGGCCGGGGACACATCCCCTGGGACGAGGTCGTCTCGGCGCTCCACCAGATCGGCTACGACAGTGACACCGTGATGGAGCCGATCGTCCACATGGGCGGCGGCGTCGGCAACCTGCTGGCGGTGTGGCGCGACATGACCGGCGACCGCGACCTCGACGAGGCGGCGCGCGAGGGGCTCGAGTTCTACCGAGCCAAGCTCGCGGCGGCCGCGAACGGGGGCGGCGCATGACCGCAGAATCGACCCTGGCCGCGACCGCGAGCCGCATGGTCGCCCCCGGCAAGGGCATCTTCGCCGCCGACGTGCCGCTCAAGGGCCTGGTCCGCGGCTGGTGGGGCGAGTCGACCCACGCCAGCACCGAGGACACGGCGGCCGACTTCCAGGAGATGATCTGCCGCACACCCGGACTCGGCGAGCACCTGTCGAGCATCATCGTCTTCCCCGACGTGCTCGACCGCCAGGCGGGCGACGGCACTCCGCTGGTCGAACTCATCGCCGAGCGCGGCGTGCTGCTCGGCATCACGCCGACAACCGGGTGGCAGTTCCTCGCTGGCTCCGAGCACGAGTACGTGCCCCGCGGTCTCGACGGACTGGCCAAGCGGCTCGAAGCCTGGCGCGAGCGCGGCGTCGCCTTCGTCAAGTGGCGCGTGGCGGCGCGCGTACGCCCGGGCCTTCCCACCGAGCGGGCGCTCGTCTCGAATGCCCGTAGCGTCGCCGAGGTCGCGGCGCTCGCGCACCAGTTCGACCTCGTCCCGATCGTCGAGCCCGAGGTCGAGATGAAGGGCGAGCACCCGATCGAGCGCCAGTTCGAGGTCACCGAGCGCTTCCTGCACCGCACGTTCGAGGCGCTGTACGAGCACGGGGTCCTGCCCGAGGAGATCGTGCTGAAGACGAACATGGTCGTCTCGGGCAGCGACTGTCCCGAGCAGGCCGGCGCCGACACAGTGGCGCGGGAGACGCTGCGCTGCCTGCGGCGGGTCGTGCCGCCCGCCCTGCCCGGGATCGGCTTCCTGTCCGGCGGCCAGTCGGACCTGGACGCGACGGCCCACCTCGACGCGATGAACCGGCTCGACCCGCAGCCCTGGTCGCTCAGCTTTTCGTTCGGCCGCGCGATAGGCCGCGCCCCGGTCGAGGCCTGGGACGGCAGGACCGACGAGTCGAGCGGGCAGGCGGCGCTCCGCCACCGCGCCCGCATGAACGGACTGGCCACTCTGGGTGAGTGGTCGGTCGAACTGGAGAACGGCAACGATGATTGACTTCGCAGGGCACCACGTCGTGGACCTCAGCCCAAGGATGGTCGGGCGCATCACCCGGCTCGACGGCAGCGTCGAGGAGGGGAACAAGGATGTCTTCGGACTGCCGTGGATCCTCGAAGAAGGCCGCGTCCCCTACGACGACACGCTCTACACGCTGATCGGCGGCAAGGAGGGCGATTCCTACTGGCCGCCGGGACGGGTCAGCGGTCACTGCGGCGGTTCCCACACCGAAGGCGGCAAGGGCCACATGGACCACTGGGAGGGTCTGCCGGACGGCATCCTCGGCCTGTGGGAGATGCCTCTCGACACCTTCTTCGGACCGGCGGCGGTCTGCTACCTCGACCAGCTCGAGCCGGTCGAGAAGGAGAACGACGAAGGCGAACTCGTCAAGGTGGGTCAACCGATCCGGCCCGAGCACCTCTCCAACGTCGGCAAGGGCGACATCGTCATCCTCGGCAGCCCGTTCCGCGACGACGGGCAACCGTCCCTGCCGGCGGAAACGAGCAAATGGCTCGCCGACACGGGCATCAAGCTGCTGGCGGTCGGCTACCCGGGCATTCGCTTCGAGTCGGACTTCCAGGCGCCGCAGCCTCGCAACTCGCCGACCCACCGCAACATGCTGGGCAACAACATCCCGGTCTGCTACCCGCTGGTGAACGTCGAGAAGCTGAAGAAGGACCGCGCCTTCTACATCGGCATGCCGCTCAACGTGGAGCGGCTGGAAGCCACCTGGGTCCGCGCGATCGCCGTCGAAGAGCTGTAGCTACACGTACCCCTCCCGGGCAAACCGCGTCCACGGCTCCCGCTCGCCGATGCCGTAGCCAGTAAGCAACGCCCTCTTCAGCCACTCCCGGAACTCCGGGAACCCGTCGAGCACCCTGATGCCATCAAGCGCCTCAAGCCACGGGCCCGGGTCGTACTCCACCTGGCGGTGGCGGAACACGCCGTCCTCGATCACCCCGTAGCAGGCGACGCGCCGGCCGCAGCGCGGCTGGCCGACACTGCCGGGGTTGATGAACTCCTGCCCGCCGATCGTGCGCCGGAACTGAATGTGGGAGTGGCCGAACAGCACCATCGGGCAGTCCGTACCCCCGGCCAACGCGGCCAGCCGATCGTCGGCCGTGTCCGGCAGCGCCTGGCGAGGCTCGTCGGGCAGCACGCCGTGGTGCAGGAAGAACCGCTGACCGCCGATCTCGTACTCGCCCTCCGGCTGAAGGCCGCGGAGCAGCCTCCAGCCCGGCGCATCCAGCGTGCCGAGGATCCAGCGCGTGTAGGCGCGCCAGGGCGGGGGCCAGGCATCGAACCGCTCCGGCTCGAACATCTCGACATCGTGGTTGCCCTCGATCAACACCCCGTCGAGGTCCGCGAGCAGCGCCATCGTCTCGTTCGGTTGCGGGCCCGAGAGCACCGTGTCGCCGAGGAAGAGCGTCGCGTCGGCGTCTGGCTCCTGCTCGAGCACGGCCGAGAGCGCCTCGGCGTTCCCGTGCACGTCGGCGATGACCAGGATCTTCACAAGGGCACTACAGCAGCTTCCGGAACTCATCTTCCGTCAGGCCGGCGTCCCGGACGATCCGCCCCATGGTGAACGCATTGACGGGGTTGTTCCGAGGCACCGTTACGATCCGGCGGTCGTCCGTTAGGACGACGTGCTTCCCTTGTCGCGCAACCCGGAAGCCGGCCTTCTCCAGCGCGCGAACCGCCCGAAGGTGATTGACCCCTGGAATCCTGGGCATCGCCTAGACGGCGACTTCGATTTCCCGGATCACCATGCCGGCCGCATTCTCGGCGGCCACGTCCAGGTACTCACGAACCGCCTCGGCGATGTTGGCCAGAGCTTCCTCTTCCGTCTCACCCTGCGATACGCACCCAGGCAAGCCAGGCACCCAAACGCAGAAGCCTTCGTCGGACTCCTGGACCGCCACCTGGTACTTCGTCTTTGTTCTCGCGGCTGACACTGCTTCTCCGTTCCTATCGCCGATGCACGGGACCGCCGGACAAACCTAACAAACGCTACCGGACTCCGGTGGCCGGTACGATACTCGTCAGTCCAACTCCACCAATCCGGCGTATGAGGCGACTAGATGGACACTCCCAGGTGGCAGCGACGCACCCTCCTCTTCGGCCTGCTCGGGGCCGCGGCCCGGAAGCTGACCGCGCTGCAGCCAGGACGGCAACAGCAGGAGTCACGTTTCACCACCGGCCTGAAGCGCCGGTTCATCGAGACGGACAACTCTGGCTTCGACCCGGTCAGCCACAGTTTCGAGGACTCGGGACAGTGCGTCGTGACGGCGGGGGCCATCGAGGGGCCCTTCTACGTCGACGACCCTGTCCTGATGCGGAGCGACATCCGGGAGGACCGGGAAGGACTGCCGCTCGAGGTCGTCCTCCGCATTGTCGAGGCGGACGGCTGCACGCCGATCGCCGGCGCCGCCGTCGACCTCTGGCACTGCGATTCGCTGGGCTTCTACAGCCACTACACCGCCTATGACCCCAACGTCTGGCCGAGCGGCCGCGCCAATCCCTCGGACAACGAGACCTTCCTTCGCGGCCGTCAGGTCTCGGACGAAGCCGGCATGGTGCGGTTCCAGACGATCTACCCCGGTTGGTACACGCCCCGCGTTCAGCACATTCACGCCCGGATCGTCCTCGAGCAGAAGGTCGCGGCCACCGTGCAGCTCTACTTCCCGGAGAAACTGAACCGGGCAGTCGCCCTGCGGAAGCCCTACAACCAGCGCCCGCCGTCGCCCTATAACAACCTGAACGACTTCGTGATCAGCCAGTCGAAGGGCGGCGACGGA
Protein-coding regions in this window:
- a CDS encoding VWA domain-containing protein, which gives rise to MKRPAALGIAFLLCATSVAAQPASETFGETIDVRVVNVDVWVTDRDGNPVTGLTADDFEVREDGRPVELSNFYEFTDGLDETAREQQAVALRDRRPRQSDLDRFVPAEPPPPEHRLSLMVYVDNNNLTPTDRNRLLPFLRNFLSVQLSPYDRAMLAVYDQGRYEVALPFTTEAWRVAEATHEVTSAVGSRDRIESQRLDILRELNGDYAQLRYSSTVELIRDFAAMIRSEVDASIVNLENAIRTMAGLPGRKAILYISNGLPMRPAEDLFRAVEERFNDTRGRWRGTPRWPIPDAQPNDDARSIDAANASLEAYQYDLSRRFDELASLANANGVTFHSVAAAGARITGMNTADLRFSTSIEFTRANNLEEPLLRLADRTGGRAIVNTRNFAGGFDRIASDLQNRYSLGYSATHIERGGTHRIEVELTDEAKRRYRRRLTLRHRDSYVDKSISSEMADLTLAALAMEEAANPMGVRIAPVPGAGSQAELENGDIQSRMLVTIPIGPLTLAPVADGHEASVRLWVQVMDEEARLSEVTEHPVPVLVRAGEIEGARELSWPFAVEVVTAPGPHRVAVGVRDDLAATTSVVTLDLNAGDASVAPDAVTEAPPPPDTAEQWLAEAAAHYQRSELEAMANAARRALELTNRGPGARSGDDIRLQTQAWNALGVALFDKPGRTEQDVVEAEDAFRRVIAVMDDEASVAPRYSLARLLVDSGRPEAGVVEARGILAMSPEGPIPDRARILVCHSRAAAGEAGAVADSDRRPGEMIYRVAHEYTDEAIEAGVEGIVGLGVSIDGEGCVVDVEVLESLPHGLTENAVAAMRRAVFRPVVEDGEPVGATYRTAVRFSLDANP
- a CDS encoding TetR/AcrR family transcriptional regulator → MKSPEAKSEAATRPAGRREANVAARRQRILESARTLLKESGPEGLSMRKLAKDAGLSVTTLYNLLGSREAILQALIRDSDQRLEAAAPDAGAARTPLRRASRAMEGVLRYMIDNGDLLRPLIVAHFGSGYVATLGKADQGEHFRSAKEAIRAAIGEAQASGQLRKTVGQEFLEAQLYAGWGLALDQWAFGLIDDETLRLRSLSGFYVGLLAIAEPEVRPGFENELRRLERQLAAVDSRRGSK
- a CDS encoding PfkB family carbohydrate kinase; translated protein: MVDVVLRVDRMPAWEDPRGLLDFTLADGGPAGTACFVASTFGLRTGFVDTVGDDDLGEHRRRSLEKAGVDTSRLVPREGPEDHVVVVYVDAASGERVFSFRRGFLSRPVDASELDRAYIESARILHLDGSHGKAALAAARWMKEAGGTVVLDAAATSHKVLEPARALVAETDVLICGSGFAPMLTGEDDVWRAGRAALDLGPRVVVQTEGARGSYTLSRNAEFHTPAFDVDVVDTTGAGDTFHGAYLVGLARGWDLERCASFSSAVAALHCTVLGNRKGIPSMAEVEALMAAQPAGNATAAATAP
- a CDS encoding sugar phosphate isomerase/epimerase, which produces MGRIGITFNYWGNEWMEDIEEYERRMARAAAIGFDLMSFSQDVLFLYTAEQKKRFVASAAEHGIRVNYMAGLGPEQDINSDSEEDRRRGIAHLRALAETASEMQRMAGGGGADVGGAITGVMRQGLDGRDKERCWAHAVSAMREAMKTAEDLGVTFHIEVLNRFEHFLINTCDEALRFLDDVGSPNLKMMLDTYHMNIEEDSLGEAIVRAGDQLGTFHIGENNRRPPGRGHIPWDEVVSALHQIGYDSDTVMEPIVHMGGGVGNLLAVWRDMTGDRDLDEAAREGLEFYRAKLAAAANGGGA
- a CDS encoding fructose-bisphosphate aldolase class I → MTAESTLAATASRMVAPGKGIFAADVPLKGLVRGWWGESTHASTEDTAADFQEMICRTPGLGEHLSSIIVFPDVLDRQAGDGTPLVELIAERGVLLGITPTTGWQFLAGSEHEYVPRGLDGLAKRLEAWRERGVAFVKWRVAARVRPGLPTERALVSNARSVAEVAALAHQFDLVPIVEPEVEMKGEHPIERQFEVTERFLHRTFEALYEHGVLPEEIVLKTNMVVSGSDCPEQAGADTVARETLRCLRRVVPPALPGIGFLSGGQSDLDATAHLDAMNRLDPQPWSLSFSFGRAIGRAPVEAWDGRTDESSGQAALRHRARMNGLATLGEWSVELENGNDD
- a CDS encoding YfcE family phosphodiesterase yields the protein MKILVIADVHGNAEALSAVLEQEPDADATLFLGDTVLSGPQPNETMALLADLDGVLIEGNHDVEMFEPERFDAWPPPWRAYTRWILGTLDAPGWRLLRGLQPEGEYEIGGQRFFLHHGVLPDEPRQALPDTADDRLAALAGGTDCPMVLFGHSHIQFRRTIGGQEFINPGSVGQPRCGRRVACYGVIEDGVFRHRQVEYDPGPWLEALDGIRVLDGFPEFREWLKRALLTGYGIGEREPWTRFAREGYV
- a CDS encoding type II toxin-antitoxin system HicA family toxin, coding for MPRIPGVNHLRAVRALEKAGFRVARQGKHVVLTDDRRIVTVPRNNPVNAFTMGRIVRDAGLTEDEFRKLL
- a CDS encoding type II toxin-antitoxin system HicB family antitoxin translates to MSAARTKTKYQVAVQESDEGFCVWVPGLPGCVSQGETEEEALANIAEAVREYLDVAAENAAGMVIREIEVAV